In the Desulfosporosinus acidiphilus SJ4 genome, ATCTCCGGTGGACACCCTTGCTCTTGGCTAATGGTTGTAATCGCCCTACGCGGTAAAGAAGGACCCTGAATTGAGAATCAGGGTCCTTCTTCTTAATTGAGGTTCTTGTAAGCATTTGTCCCTTACTGAATACTCTCAGAATCAATATACATAATACTAATTGCACGCCCACTTCTTGAAAAGTTGGTTTCTTGTAATGTCATGTTGGTGAGAGTCCTTACCTGAAGTCCCTGTATTCAGCTTAAACCGCACTTGTAGTGCTAAACACCGAAAATATCACGCAGAACTACAACTGCCCCTATAAAAATAACCTGGCAGTTTTTTAACATTCTTGTTTCTCACTAAAACACACTTTACGTAATCTATTTAATTTCAGCCAAAAGCCGTCTATATGTATCCACTCGGATCTCGCCCTCTAGCAGCATCTGACGAAGTCGTCGTTTTTCCTGATTTATGGCCTGCACATGAGAAAGATTTTTACATGTTTTTCCTCTTTTCCTGGATTCAGATCTATTGTGAACCGCTCTTGCGAACTGCTTATTCCTTTTTAGGCCAACAATTAGGATACCGACTAAGATGGCAATGGCAAAAAACAACAAGATAGAAATTAAGACCTCCGTTTTGGCAATCACTTGTTTATCTCCCTCATACTGTGAAGTTTGCATTTCTTTAATGCTCTATACTGGAGCCCCGATGTGAAGATAAAGCAAAAGCCTGAGCAAGGTATGATAGTCCCCTACCCTATACATTATCCATAAGAAAAAATCTCTTTTTTATAACATACTTTTAAGCCTATTTGCTTTTATGGCCGCCGCAACAACCCGTATGCCCAATGTTTTTATTCTGTGGATCTTTCTCAAGACTATCGTGCCGGTGCCCGTGTTTCTTTCCACCGCCACAACAACCAGCTCCTCCTGGCCGATGCATAAAGAACATTATCGCAACTAACAAGACTATCCACCAATATTGACTAATAAATTGTAACATTTAAGGTTCCTCCCAACGCAATTTATTTTTTTTACCAAACCCGCTAAACGATAAAAACTTCACATGCCTAGAGGCAGTCGAGGCAAGACTTTGGCTAAATAACCCGTCAATTGAGTCAACTTGTCCGCATAAATTACGTAAGAAATATAGAGCATTAGGAGGCCTGCTAGACGTTCGACTGCAAATTGCCAATGACGAATCTTCTGCAGACTCTTCATAATCCAGTTAAATGATAACCCTGCGATCATATATGGAATAGCCAGCCCTAAGGAAAAAACAAACATAACAAGCATTCCGCTGAAAGGATTTTGGGTGGTTCCTGCTAACGCCAGAATAGAGTAAAGTGTCGGCCCAATGCAATGGGAACAAGCAACGGCAAACAATAAACCGACGATAAAGGATGACCAAGCGTTGTGTTTGGCCTTATTCCTCAGCTTTTCGTAAAAAGCTGGTTCCCAATGTAATTTGGCGAGGAACGACAACTTAAAAACACCTAAAAGCTTAAGCGCTAATATAAGGACAACCGTACCACCTAAAATATTAAGCACAAACTGCCACTTGCTGAGAATTGCACCTAGCTCTCCCGCTGCGGCTCCGGCGGCGGTAAACACCAGAGCAAAACCGCCGATAAAAGCTAGAGTATTCTTTACTACTCGACGGTGCATGAGAGCGTCCATAGCCGTCTCTTTAAGTTGATCGGAACTCAGTCCTGTAATTAAAGAAAAATAGACTCCTAACATAGGAATGATGCAAGGTGAGAGAAAAGAAAGAATTCCCGCAGCAAAAGCAATTGCCAATAGCGATATGGTCAATATTTCACCCCTCTCTCGGTTTTAGTAAGCCCAGGTGAAGTTACGCATTGGAACATTGGCTAAATTCTTAATGCCAAGTTCAAACTGACTGCCAGATTTCAATTTGCTTAAATCTGTACTTTGTACTCCCAATTCAGCCGTAACATGGTGCCCTCCCCCACCGTTGTTTAAGACTTTAACAACAGCTGGAACAGTGGTACCACTAATTTTTAGTTCGGTGTTCCTTGAATAATCAAAATCGCTTAAATCAATCATATGATTGTTCATCGTTACTGCAAATTTAAGCATTGAGGAATCGGAACCTTCTTTTTCCCAAGTTACAGCGACCTCAACCCCACCTTGATTATCAAGCCGAGGCGCACTCCACGAGCTTCCAGTCGAAGAATTGGGGGAATCTGGTGTATTGGTACCGGTCGCATTGGCACCTTGCTTTCCTTGATTTTGTGTGGCCACAGCCGATTTGAGGCCCCACCAAACACCAGCCCCTAAAATAATAATTAGAGCAATAACAAGTACTTTTACCTTCAATCGTCTATCCCCTTTACATCTTAAATTAACTATCATTTTTTTCCTTAGCTTTTCTTCTTTTACCGAACTCACTATTACACATCCTGAACCCTGCAAGACAATTATGTCTCTGTACAAACTAAATCCAAGTTATCTTTTTTGCATTGCTTACTCTTTTTCATCTACCGCGCCCCTGTAATTAATTTTGATTTGGAAGGGCGGTTTAAGGTCTTCCCTTAAGACCATAAGAAACTATCATTATCAATGTGGGGTAAATCTCTATGTTTAGTTTATAAATCAGATACGATTAACTCATGAAAAAGTTATGAATTTCTCATGAAGAAGGCCTTTAGAACTGCCCGTTACACAAAAGGGCCAGCCTTTGAAAGCTGACCCAATTCAATATCTTCCTTATGACTCTACAGTTATAATCAGCGCGTTACTATCGGTCTTACCGGGTGCTGTAGCTGTTATCGAAAGTTCGTCGTTTGCAGACAAGGTTACTCCATTGTTTAAGGATAATGTGTAAGCACCTGTGGTTCCATCAGCTGTCGCTGTGCCAATTTCGATCCCACCTCTCTTGACGCTCACCGTTGACCCAGCTTCAGCAGTTCCTGCAATGGTGGTATCTGTTACTCTGACCGTTCCGGTGATTGCTGGTGGCGTTGTTTGTGTTTGGATCAGGGATTCGGCTACTGTGACACTCACAACCTCACTCATAGCCTTGTCTGGTGCTTTGGCAATTATCGAAAGCACGTCATCTTCCGCTAGGTTTACTCCGCCGTCTAAGGTCACTGTATAGACGCCTGTTCCAGCGGCTGTAGCCGTACCGATTACCGTTTCACCTCGCATGATGCATACCTTTGCTTCTGGATCAGTCGTTCCGGAAATCATAATGTCTCCAGCCCTGACCATTCCCGTTACTGTCGGTGTTGTTGTTGGGTAAAGAGCAGCGGCTACAGTGACACTCGTTGCACTGCTCTCGACTTTACCTGGTGCTGTGGCAGTGATAGAAAGTACGTCGTTTTCGACCAGAGTTACCCCATTGTTTAACTTCAACATGTAGTCGCCCGTAGTTCCATCAGCTATCGCTGCGCCAATTTCGATACCGCTTCTCTTGACGCTCACGGTTGCCCCGGTTTCAGCAGTTCCCGAGATCATAGTTTCTCCTGCGCCCACCGTTCCCGTCACTGCCGGTGCTGTTGTCTGGACTAACGCTGCTGCTACCGTGACACTCGTTGTGTTACTCTCGGTCTTGCTGGGCGCTGTGGCTGTTATCGAAAGCGTGTCGTTTGTGGACAAGGTTACTCCATCGTTTAAGGTCACTGTGTAAGCGCCTGTGGTTCCATCGGCTGTCGCTGCGCCAATTTCGATTCCACTTCTCTTGACGTTCACAACTGCCCAAACTTCAGCCGTTCCGGTAATGGTAGTATCTCCGGCTCTAACGGTTCCAGTGATTGCCGGTGGCGTTGTTTGGGTTAGGGCTGGTACTGCAGATACTGTGACACTCGTTACGTTACTCTCGGTCTTGCCGGGCGCTGTGGCTGTTATCGAAAGCGTGTCGTTTGTGGACAAGGTTACTCCATCGTTTAAGGTCACTGTGTAAGCGCCTGTGGTTCCATCGACTGTCGCTGTGCCAATTTCGACTCCACTTCTCTTGACACTCACAACTGCCCCAACTTCAGCCGTTCCTGTAATGGTAGTATCTCCGGCTCTAACGGTTCCAGTGATTGCCGGTGGCGTTGTTTGGGTTAGGGCTGGTACTGCAGATACTGTGACACTCGTTACGTTACTCTCGGTCTTGCCAGGCGCTGTAGCTGTTATTGAAAGCGTGTCGTTTGTGGACAAAGTTACTCCATCGTTTAAGGTTACGGTGTAAGCACCTGTGGTTCCATCAGCTGTCGCTGTGCCAATTTCAGTTCCGTTTCTCTCGATGCTTACCGTTGCCCCAGCTTCAGCAGTTCCCGAAATCGTGGTGTCCCCTGCTCTGAGAGGTCCGGTGATAACGGGTTGGACTGTTTGAGGAGTATCTCTATCCCGGCCAACAGACGTTCCACTTCCCCCTGAAGTTGCAAATGGTGTAGATGGGATAGAACCTAATTCAGTAGGAGTATTCGTAGTAGTTTTACCGTTAACAGTACCACCGCCACTTACATTAATAGTCCCTCCGTTAGAAACTAAATTTGTGATTTCTGCACCACTTTTCACGACAATGCTCGATGTTCCCTTTGTCTCTAATTTTCCAACTTTGCCTGAGAGCACGGTGATAGACGAGTTATCACTAATTGATACACTTGGGAACTGACCTGCTAACTGAATTGAATCGGGAGTCATTGCTCCAGCCACTCTAACAGTAGGAATAACTGCGTCGGTTGCTGCAATAAGTTTTACACTCCCGCTAAGATCAACATCGTTTGAAAATGTTCCTTGAAGTTGTACGTTAATTTGTTCGGCTAAGCGTGACTGTGCAGATAATAAACCTACGTTCGACCCACTCTCTGATTCAACGATGGCATC is a window encoding:
- a CDS encoding cytochrome c biogenesis CcdA family protein — protein: MTISLLAIAFAAGILSFLSPCIIPMLGVYFSLITGLSSDQLKETAMDALMHRRVVKNTLAFIGGFALVFTAAGAAAGELGAILSKWQFVLNILGGTVVLILALKLLGVFKLSFLAKLHWEPAFYEKLRNKAKHNAWSSFIVGLLFAVACSHCIGPTLYSILALAGTTQNPFSGMLVMFVFSLGLAIPYMIAGLSFNWIMKSLQKIRHWQFAVERLAGLLMLYISYVIYADKLTQLTGYLAKVLPRLPLGM
- a CDS encoding cell wall-binding repeat-containing protein, which gives rise to MSRFYSNRFVASLAITALTVASGLTPSVVMASEGNAKPTYNVLTTQSLVNTLTRLGGFDRYDTAVEIADYGWQSASTAVLAPSGDRNMVDALASSSLAKAVDGPILLTDQNSVPSATMTELKKLGVTKVYMVSGTAVISTKVESSLSAAGIQSIRLGGNDRYETAVNIAKEIQKIKPYQEMVVTNSYSNADAISIAPIAAAKGIPILLVDKDSVPTVVSDFIKSSGITKTYVIGGTAVVSDSVKDALPNAMRLGGNDRFETNTEVLKQFENLIVGGTMFFANGSDTSLIDSLTGAPMAAKLGGAIVLANKEAVPDGTKGFIQTDIVLKNPGILGGTSVMSDSPVQSLGYAQPDQSVILNGAVELTTPDATYKDEAVNGNILVDADNETLQNVHVKGTVFVDPGKGGTATLEGVQADRIVILSGADHSIYLKGTQSDNLVVSSSSDAHVVAETGTTIGSTLVQSDAIVESESGSNVGLLSAQSRLAEQINVQLQGTFSNDVDLSGSVKLIAATDAVIPTVRVAGAMTPDSIQLAGQFPSVSISDNSSITVLSGKVGKLETKGTSSIVVKSGAEITNLVSNGGTINVSGGGTVNGKTTTNTPTELGSIPSTPFATSGGSGTSVGRDRDTPQTVQPVITGPLRAGDTTISGTAEAGATVSIERNGTEIGTATADGTTGAYTVTLNDGVTLSTNDTLSITATAPGKTESNVTSVTVSAVPALTQTTPPAITGTVRAGDTTITGTAEVGAVVSVKRSGVEIGTATVDGTTGAYTVTLNDGVTLSTNDTLSITATAPGKTESNVTSVTVSAVPALTQTTPPAITGTVRAGDTTITGTAEVWAVVNVKRSGIEIGAATADGTTGAYTVTLNDGVTLSTNDTLSITATAPSKTESNTTSVTVAAALVQTTAPAVTGTVGAGETMISGTAETGATVSVKRSGIEIGAAIADGTTGDYMLKLNNGVTLVENDVLSITATAPGKVESSATSVTVAAALYPTTTPTVTGMVRAGDIMISGTTDPEAKVCIMRGETVIGTATAAGTGVYTVTLDGGVNLAEDDVLSIIAKAPDKAMSEVVSVTVAESLIQTQTTPPAITGTVRVTDTTIAGTAEAGSTVSVKRGGIEIGTATADGTTGAYTLSLNNGVTLSANDELSITATAPGKTDSNALIITVES